The following proteins are co-located in the Flavobacterium sp. CECT 9288 genome:
- a CDS encoding bifunctional 2-polyprenyl-6-hydroxyphenol methylase/3-demethylubiquinol 3-O-methyltransferase UbiG, translating into MDISNKKHFLTVKDYSVSKETFELYHDEDLDMLITSPQPSLENLGKYYESVDYISHTDSKRSLFEKAYHFVKNIALKNKLDLINSFQPNKGRILDIGAGTGDFLSVAKQNGWQTIGVEPSEKAKAIAKNKGVSFVEKTVALENHSFDVITMWHVLEHVPNLEEQILELKRLLKPNGTLIVAVPNFKSFDAEQYGTFWAAYDVPIHFWHFSKTAIKMLFEKESMKLVKVLPMKFDAFYVSLLSEKYKTGKMNYFSAIYTGLKSNWYGKKNLEYSSHIYVLKNDQKSI; encoded by the coding sequence TTTGGATATGTTGATTACGTCTCCACAACCTAGTTTGGAAAATTTAGGAAAGTACTACGAAAGCGTAGATTATATTTCACATACTGACAGTAAGCGTTCGTTATTTGAAAAAGCATATCACTTCGTAAAAAACATTGCATTAAAAAATAAGTTAGATTTGATTAATTCCTTTCAACCAAATAAAGGAAGGATTTTGGATATTGGAGCAGGAACAGGAGATTTTTTATCTGTTGCAAAACAAAATGGTTGGCAAACAATAGGAGTAGAGCCTAGTGAAAAAGCTAAAGCAATTGCGAAAAACAAAGGTGTTTCTTTTGTTGAAAAAACAGTAGCATTAGAAAATCATTCTTTTGATGTAATTACCATGTGGCATGTGCTAGAACATGTTCCTAATTTAGAGGAGCAAATTTTAGAACTGAAACGATTGCTTAAGCCAAATGGAACTTTAATTGTTGCCGTTCCTAATTTTAAATCTTTCGATGCAGAACAGTACGGAACCTTTTGGGCAGCTTATGATGTGCCTATTCATTTTTGGCATTTTTCGAAAACAGCTATAAAAATGCTTTTCGAAAAGGAAAGCATGAAATTAGTAAAAGTACTTCCAATGAAATTTGATGCGTTTTATGTGAGCTTGCTATCTGAAAAATACAAAACTGGGAAAATGAATTATTTTTCGGCAATTTATACAGGACTCAAATCAAATTGGTACGGAAAGAAAAATTTAGAGTACTCATCGCACATTTATGTGCTTAAAAACGACCAAAAATCAATTTAA
- a CDS encoding OmpH family outer membrane protein, which translates to MNKKALVLVALTIALVSCNKPAEATKEVKTAYVDTSELMKQYTEAKDLESKFKSKAEEKGRQLEAEINRFKQEAANFQSQAQANGQEWAQKKGAELQKREQQLGYAQQALSQELQAESGKEMDSLVSGVKKFIKAYGKEKGYAYIYGTGDAATILYAEDKFDITKDIIKALNDKYKAPAKTEEKAEAKK; encoded by the coding sequence ATGAATAAAAAAGCGTTAGTACTTGTTGCTTTAACAATTGCACTTGTATCTTGTAACAAACCAGCAGAAGCAACTAAGGAAGTAAAAACGGCTTATGTTGATACATCTGAATTAATGAAACAATATACCGAGGCTAAAGATCTTGAATCCAAATTCAAATCTAAAGCAGAGGAGAAGGGAAGACAATTAGAAGCTGAAATTAATAGATTTAAGCAAGAAGCAGCAAACTTTCAATCACAAGCTCAAGCTAACGGTCAAGAATGGGCTCAGAAAAAAGGGGCTGAATTGCAAAAAAGAGAACAACAACTAGGTTATGCGCAACAAGCTTTATCACAAGAATTACAAGCTGAAAGTGGTAAAGAAATGGATTCACTAGTAAGCGGTGTAAAGAAATTTATTAAAGCTTACGGTAAAGAAAAAGGGTACGCATACATTTATGGAACTGGCGATGCTGCTACTATTCTATATGCCGAAGATAAATTTGATATAACAAAAGATATCATTAAAGCATTGAACGACAAATACAAAGCTCCTGCAAAAACGGAAGAAAAAGCAGAAGCTAAAAAATAA
- a CDS encoding helix-turn-helix domain-containing protein, producing the protein MQTISEAAAYTLRFINQTQRSIFLTGKAGTGKTTLLKEIIATTHKNTVVVAPTGIAALNAGGVTIHSMFQLPFGGFIPDNSAPQFSDSTKFETKATLRRHFKMSGLKKSVIRNMELLIIDEVSMLRADLLDAIDFMMQTVRSKNSPFGGVQVLYIGDLLQLPPVIRDEEWSTLRNYYKGKFFFHSHVIQQFPPLYIELSKIFRQTDDTFISVLNNLRNNQITVLDIQTLNQYVQPNFDLKANKGYITLTTHNHKADAINAQALEDLEGKLQVFQPEITGDFPDKIFPVEHDLKLKVGSQIMFVKNDLSFDKHYFNGKMGVVQSLAPREIVILFPEENKTIEVEKYEWQNIRYTVNATTKEIEEEVLGTFVHYPIKLAWAITVHKSQGLTFEKAALDVSQVFLPGQAYVALSRLRSLNGLILLSPLRMNGISNDQDVMDYSLNKASDTVLENALHFETKNFIHQYLVNSFNWNDLAQQWRNHKFSYTENPESTGKSKHALWAKKQMEIVEQLLEPSTKFINQLNKLFAPETVDLNHVATRVQAAFSYFFKPMDDLVFEILWKIEEIKRIKKVKAYYEELVLLEEFQTKAVLRLMKAQLLIETVVAGESISKEKLTSDEIQKYITRKTDAIQKQFKELNVTLIEDEQDVQRYTKKKNKTAVVKKSTYQETYELWVEKKSIPEIAALRVLTVNTIYSHFVKLIQTKAVSIKEVLSEQTLQDLEQAFAGYKEESLNALMEENGQKFSWEEARMFKASLN; encoded by the coding sequence ATGCAAACTATCTCTGAAGCAGCAGCTTACACCCTTCGGTTTATCAATCAAACGCAACGTTCTATTTTTCTAACAGGAAAAGCTGGTACAGGAAAAACCACTTTACTTAAAGAAATCATTGCTACTACACATAAAAACACAGTAGTCGTTGCACCTACAGGCATTGCTGCCTTAAATGCTGGAGGGGTTACCATTCACTCCATGTTTCAATTGCCTTTTGGAGGTTTTATTCCAGATAATTCAGCGCCACAATTTTCTGATAGTACCAAGTTTGAAACGAAGGCTACTTTGCGTAGGCATTTTAAAATGAGCGGTTTAAAAAAATCGGTCATTCGTAATATGGAGCTTTTAATTATTGATGAAGTAAGTATGTTACGTGCTGATTTACTGGATGCTATAGATTTTATGATGCAAACAGTGCGTTCTAAAAATAGCCCTTTTGGAGGAGTTCAAGTTTTGTACATTGGGGATTTGTTGCAATTGCCACCTGTTATTCGGGATGAGGAATGGAGCACTTTAAGGAATTATTACAAAGGCAAATTTTTCTTTCATTCCCATGTTATTCAGCAGTTTCCACCATTGTATATTGAATTATCAAAAATTTTCCGACAGACAGATGATACTTTTATTTCAGTGTTGAACAATTTGAGAAACAATCAAATCACCGTTCTTGACATTCAAACCTTAAACCAATACGTACAACCTAATTTTGATTTAAAAGCTAACAAGGGTTACATCACTTTAACTACCCACAATCACAAAGCCGATGCCATCAACGCACAAGCGCTTGAGGATCTTGAAGGGAAATTACAGGTATTTCAACCGGAAATCACGGGTGATTTTCCAGATAAAATTTTCCCCGTGGAGCATGATTTGAAATTAAAAGTGGGTTCGCAAATTATGTTTGTCAAAAATGATTTGTCATTTGATAAACATTATTTCAACGGGAAGATGGGTGTGGTACAATCTCTCGCGCCCAGAGAAATTGTAATTTTATTTCCTGAAGAAAACAAAACCATCGAGGTTGAAAAATACGAATGGCAAAACATACGGTACACCGTAAATGCCACAACAAAGGAAATAGAAGAAGAGGTTTTAGGCACTTTTGTGCATTACCCGATCAAATTAGCGTGGGCGATAACCGTTCATAAAAGTCAAGGACTTACTTTTGAGAAAGCAGCGCTAGATGTATCGCAAGTTTTTTTGCCTGGGCAGGCTTATGTAGCATTATCACGTTTACGTTCCTTAAATGGGCTTATTTTGCTTTCTCCGCTACGTATGAATGGTATTTCAAACGATCAAGATGTAATGGACTATTCTTTGAACAAAGCTTCGGATACTGTTTTAGAAAACGCCTTGCACTTTGAAACTAAGAATTTCATTCATCAATACTTAGTTAACAGTTTTAATTGGAATGATTTAGCGCAACAATGGCGCAACCACAAGTTTAGCTATACTGAAAACCCAGAAAGTACTGGCAAATCAAAACACGCGCTTTGGGCCAAAAAACAAATGGAAATTGTTGAGCAATTACTTGAACCTTCTACCAAATTCATAAATCAATTAAATAAACTTTTTGCTCCAGAAACGGTAGATCTAAACCATGTAGCAACTCGAGTGCAAGCAGCATTTTCTTATTTTTTTAAGCCAATGGACGACTTGGTATTTGAAATCCTTTGGAAAATAGAAGAGATAAAGCGAATCAAGAAAGTAAAAGCCTATTATGAAGAGTTGGTTTTGCTAGAGGAATTTCAAACAAAAGCTGTACTTCGTTTAATGAAAGCCCAACTTTTAATTGAAACAGTGGTTGCAGGCGAATCCATTTCTAAAGAAAAATTAACTTCAGACGAAATCCAAAAATACATTACTAGAAAAACGGATGCCATTCAAAAACAGTTCAAAGAATTGAATGTTACTTTAATTGAAGATGAGCAAGATGTGCAGCGTTACACCAAAAAGAAAAATAAAACAGCTGTTGTAAAGAAATCTACCTATCAAGAAACGTATGAGCTGTGGGTAGAAAAGAAAAGCATACCAGAAATTGCAGCATTGCGAGTACTTACGGTAAATACTATCTATTCTCATTTTGTTAAGTTGATTCAAACCAAGGCGGTTTCTATTAAAGAGGTTTTATCAGAGCAAACACTTCAAGATCTTGAGCAAGCTTTTGCGGGATACAAAGAGGAATCTTTAAATGCTTTAATGGAAGAAAACGGCCAAAAATTTTCATGGGAAGAAGCGCGCATGTTTAAAGCGAGCTTGAATTAA